A window of Kocuria sp. TGY1127_2 genomic DNA:
CGCCCAGGCACCGATCATGTCCGAATCCGAATCAGCTCGCGGGCCCTCGAAGGGGCGAGCTCCCGAGAACACCTCAGCACAGAAACGGACCCCCATGGGGACGGGGCTCTTCTATTCTCTGCTGAGCAACCTCTTGGCGCCCGTCGCCGGCCTGGCCATTGCCCCCATTCTGTCCCACGGGCTCGGCGAGGCCGGACGCGGGGCACTCGGCGGAGTGACCTCCATCGTGCTTGTTGCGTCTTCCGCGGGAGCATTCGGTATGCCGGAGGCCCTGACCTTTTTTGCGGCGCGGTACTTCCGACGACGGTGTTCGGTGCTCCGTCTGGCCCTATGGACCCTCCTGGCTCTTGGAGCCTTTTGCGCCCTGGTGGTCTGGGCCATGAGCCCGTTCCTTGCGAGTGGGCATGGGGAAGAATACCGGATGCTCCTCTGGCTGACGGCGTTGGCGCTGGTCCCGAACATGCTGATTCTCATCCCGAGGGCATACGCCGCCGCGACCGGCCAATGGAAGTACCAGGCCTTGGAACAAGGGTTGTTCTCGGTGCTCCGACTGGTCGCGTTGGTGGTTCTGCTCTGGACCGGACATCTGACGGTGCTCAACGCCGTGCTCGTGACACTGGCGTCTCCCGTGCTCGGTGCCCTCTCCTACGTGCCCGTGCTCCGAGGGGTTCGAGACGGCGGGGTGCTGCCCGAACGGGAAGAACCCCAGCGGGCGGGGGAGATGTGGGCCTACGGGTCGAAGATCTGGCTCGGTTCTCTCTCCGGCATCATTCTTAGCCGGATCGACCAGACGGTCATGATCAAGTTGACCACCCTGGAGCAGCAGGGGCTGTACGCCGTTGCCGTGACCATCGGGGAGATCCCGTCTGTGCTCTCCAACGCGTTCCGCAACGTGGTTTTCGCCGCAGATTCCGCGGATACGGGGGACGGTGCCGCCTCGGAGTATGCCGATCGACGCCTGACCACGATGGCGCGGATTACCTTGATTCTGACGGTCCTGACCGCGTTGCCGATCGCTGTGACGTCGTTCCTCTGGGTGGGGCCGGTCTTCGGGGCGGAGTTCTCCGCGTCGATCCCGATGCTCCTGGTGCTCCTCGCCGCGGCCGTTGTGGGTTCTCCCGGGTCGGTCGCGGGCGCGGGGCTCTCGGGCCGCGGAAGACCGGATTTGCGAAGCCGGTCCATGGCCATCGGGGCCGTATTCAACCTGGCCGTGCTTTTTGGGCTGACCCCTGCGCTGGGCGGGATGGGGGCCGCGCTCTCCACTCTCGTGGGGAATGCGGTGGCAGGAAACCTGAATATCTATTATCTGCGGCGTCACTTCGACTTCAGTCTGCGGGCGTTCTACGCGGTCTCGCGCGAGGACGCAATCTTGCTGACGAAGGCCGCGGGAAAAATCCTTCGGAAAATGGGAGTCACACGATGACAGAAACACCTTTGGACCCGCAGGTTTCTCGGCCACTGCGTATCCCGTGGAAGGCGGCGGCCATGGCGAGACTTCGGCTGATCAACAGATTCTCCTCCGCCGCCGTCCTGGGAGAGGCTCCTGTTGCCGTCAATATGACCTCGTACGGGCACCGCCTCCCGACGGTGTGGCTCGCGATTGAGTCCATCGCCCAGGGCCGGGTGAAACCGCAACGCATGATTCTCTGGGTCGACGACGAGGCCTTCGACGTCAAGAACTATCCTCAGCTCCTTCGCCTGCAACATCGCGGTCTCGAAATTCTCAGATGTGAGGACCTCGGACCATACAAAAAGTTCTACCCGTATATCCGTATGACGGAAGCGAAGGAAAATCCGCCGGTCATTGCCGACGACGACATCATGTATCCCGCCGGTTGGCTTGGGCGTTTGTACGGAGCCCATCAGCAATATCCCGAGGAGATGGTGGCGCTCCGTTGCCACCAGTGGACGCTGGCCGACGGCGGGAACACGGTTGCTCCGTACTCCGCCTGGTCTGCCCCTCATGGCTTTAACGCGAGTTTCTCGAATTTCATGACGGGCGCTGGCGGTGCCGTGCTTCCCCGGGCGCTCCAAGAACGCATCCTGCGGGATGGCAAGGATTTCATGAAGACCTGCCCACGTGCGGACGACATTTGGATCAACGTCGAGGCGCTCCGGGCAGGAGTCAGGACTCGATTCGTCTCGTCCAAGGGGCTGACCTACATTTCCATCCCCGGCCTCCAGCAGAAGTCCTCCCTTCACAGCACCAACGTGGCAGAGAACGGTAACGACGCCCAGATCCGGGCCACGCTGACCTCTGAGGACATTCGGATTTTGGCGGGCGAGGCCCCCGTTATCGACTGACTTTCACCCCGAGGAGAAGAACAGCAATGGTGCGCAACAAGCCAGTGATAGACGCGTCGGGCAATGACTCGTGGCACCTGACCTCCCGACGTTCTCTGCTCCGATCGGTAGGAGTAGGGGCGGCCGTGCTCACCACGGCGGGGTGCGAACAGGAACCGTTGAAAAGGATCGCGCCGCCCAGTCCCCCGGCAAACAGTGCATCTCGGAGTGGTGGTGCCCGACGCCGCTCCTCCCGTGAGGAGTGGGTGCACCTTGGAGACTCCTTCACCAACCTTTCCCGAATGGTTCCAGCATGTGCGGAACTCACCGGCTACGAGCACATGGACGCGAGCATGATTGGGGACAATTC
This region includes:
- a CDS encoding lipopolysaccharide biosynthesis protein — translated: MSESESARGPSKGRAPENTSAQKRTPMGTGLFYSLLSNLLAPVAGLAIAPILSHGLGEAGRGALGGVTSIVLVASSAGAFGMPEALTFFAARYFRRRCSVLRLALWTLLALGAFCALVVWAMSPFLASGHGEEYRMLLWLTALALVPNMLILIPRAYAAATGQWKYQALEQGLFSVLRLVALVVLLWTGHLTVLNAVLVTLASPVLGALSYVPVLRGVRDGGVLPEREEPQRAGEMWAYGSKIWLGSLSGIILSRIDQTVMIKLTTLEQQGLYAVAVTIGEIPSVLSNAFRNVVFAADSADTGDGAASEYADRRLTTMARITLILTVLTALPIAVTSFLWVGPVFGAEFSASIPMLLVLLAAAVVGSPGSVAGAGLSGRGRPDLRSRSMAIGAVFNLAVLFGLTPALGGMGAALSTLVGNAVAGNLNIYYLRRHFDFSLRAFYAVSREDAILLTKAAGKILRKMGVTR